One segment of Curtobacterium sp. MR_MD2014 DNA contains the following:
- a CDS encoding antitoxin, which translates to MAGFDDITKKAQELLKDGKVQDALKSEKAEDVSDKVLGGVADAVKKATGGKYDDKIDAAREQADKRIGNE; encoded by the coding sequence ATGGCGGGGTTCGACGACATCACGAAGAAGGCACAGGAGCTCCTGAAGGACGGCAAGGTCCAGGACGCCCTGAAGAGCGAGAAGGCCGAGGACGTCAGCGACAAGGTCCTGGGCGGTGTGGCCGACGCGGTGAAGAAGGCCACGGGCGGCAAGTACGACGACAAGATCGACGCCGCACGCGAGCAGGCCGACAAGCGCATCGGCAACGAGTAG
- a CDS encoding chloride channel protein → MPQTGNATRTTTPVWALKLAVITGLVGIAGGVAGISVWLALQAIQFVAFGYPFGGHREAADAPSGLNRFLALAAAGVLTGVAWWALRRWAKPVVSVTGAVDGKRMPALATVANAAVQILAVGLGASIGKEVAPREIGAWLSQLVTARAGLTGRETRILVACGAAAGLAAVYDVPLGGALFAVEVLLGELTFATALPAFATSAIAAFTARLVIPDEVLYDVPAMHLSPSLLVWAVVVGPLLGFAGVGFVKLTNRLQGMAPKGWHLLVVLPVVFAMVGLIAVPFPEILGNGRALGLVAMNATTEAPTFAGLSPIVFLLLLGIIRTITTSATIGAGAVGGTLTPSIAIGSAVGAALGGLWVLLWPADGSSLAAFAFVGAAALLATTMRAPFTALVLVVEFTQEGTDILIPSLLAITGSVAVSYLLARRRSAQMV, encoded by the coding sequence ATGCCGCAGACCGGGAACGCGACACGCACGACCACGCCGGTCTGGGCCCTCAAGCTCGCCGTGATCACCGGGCTCGTCGGCATCGCCGGCGGCGTCGCGGGCATCTCGGTGTGGCTCGCCCTGCAGGCCATCCAGTTCGTCGCCTTCGGGTACCCGTTCGGCGGGCACCGCGAGGCGGCCGATGCGCCCTCCGGGCTCAACCGCTTCCTCGCGCTCGCCGCGGCCGGCGTGCTCACGGGCGTCGCGTGGTGGGCGCTCCGGCGGTGGGCGAAGCCCGTGGTGTCGGTGACCGGCGCGGTCGACGGCAAGCGGATGCCGGCGCTCGCCACGGTCGCGAACGCCGCGGTGCAGATCCTGGCCGTCGGGCTCGGCGCCTCCATCGGCAAGGAGGTCGCGCCCCGCGAGATCGGTGCCTGGCTGTCCCAGCTCGTCACCGCTCGTGCCGGCCTGACGGGGCGCGAGACGCGCATCCTCGTCGCCTGCGGTGCTGCTGCCGGCCTGGCGGCGGTGTACGACGTGCCGCTCGGAGGCGCGCTCTTCGCGGTCGAGGTGCTGCTCGGTGAACTCACGTTCGCGACCGCACTGCCGGCCTTCGCGACGAGTGCGATCGCCGCGTTCACCGCACGGCTCGTGATCCCGGACGAGGTGCTCTACGACGTGCCCGCGATGCACCTGTCGCCGTCGCTGCTGGTCTGGGCGGTCGTCGTCGGGCCGCTGCTCGGGTTCGCGGGCGTCGGCTTCGTGAAGCTCACGAACCGGCTGCAGGGCATGGCGCCGAAGGGGTGGCACCTGCTCGTCGTGCTGCCCGTCGTCTTCGCGATGGTCGGGCTCATCGCCGTGCCGTTCCCGGAGATCCTCGGCAACGGGCGCGCGCTCGGCCTCGTCGCGATGAACGCCACGACCGAGGCGCCGACGTTCGCCGGGCTGTCGCCGATCGTGTTCCTGCTCCTCCTCGGCATCATCCGCACGATCACGACCTCGGCGACCATCGGAGCCGGTGCGGTCGGTGGCACGCTGACGCCCTCGATCGCCATCGGCTCCGCGGTGGGCGCCGCGCTCGGCGGCCTGTGGGTGCTGCTCTGGCCCGCTGACGGGTCGAGCCTGGCGGCGTTCGCGTTCGTCGGAGCGGCGGCCTTGCTGGCGACCACGATGCGGGCGCCGTTCACCGCGCTCGTGCTCGTCGTCGAGTTCACGCAGGAGGGCACGGACATCCTCATCCCGTCGCTCCTGGCGATCACGGGCTCGGTCGCGGTCTCCTACCTGCTCGCGCGGCGACGCAGCGCGCAGATGGTCTGA
- a CDS encoding alpha-galactosidase, with amino-acid sequence MPTTTNDLVHLTAGGVSVVLDCRDGALPAVVHWGAALGPLALDELVALADADVAPVANNEADVPVRLALLPEPHRGWTGRPGLSGHRGGRDWSPAFTVTAIDVDDTHVTAEAEDTTAGLAVRVTLELLVSGLVRARAAVTNTAVGTYTVDDLTVALPVPSRAREVLDFAGRWGKERTPQRRELVVGTHERDSRKGRTGADAATVLSVGEPGFGFARGEVWGVHTAWSGNHRHFAERLATGRQVAGGGELVLPGEVRLDTGETYEGPWVYGAWGDGLDDQARRFHHWLRSRPQHPSTPRPVTINVWEAVYFDHDLARLTDLAERAARLGVERYVLDDGWFRGRRDDHAGLGDWYVDEDVWPDGLGPIVDRVRALGMEFGLWFEPEMVNEDSDLARAHPEWIMQADGRLPVRSRDQQVLNLAIPDAYAYVLERMTAIIGEYGVDYVKWDHNRDLVEAGHPGGGAAVHEQTLATYRLMATLKERFPGLEIESCSSGGARVDLAVIEHTDRVWVSDDIDPFERQQMHRWTQQLLPPELLGAHVASGVNHTTGRFHDVSFRAGTALIGHFGIEWDLAQATADEERTLASWIALHKEWRALLHGGLLVRVDEVDPTRLVYGVVAEDRRQAVFFVASTGRSEVSGIGRVVLRDLDPDTRYRVDPVLVGEDHEVRAPDWWAGDRVFSGRVLEQVGLQPPLLPADQVVPFRVTAV; translated from the coding sequence ATGCCCACCACCACGAACGACCTCGTCCACCTGACCGCCGGTGGGGTGTCCGTCGTGCTCGACTGCCGCGACGGCGCGCTGCCCGCCGTCGTGCACTGGGGCGCTGCCCTCGGGCCGCTCGCCCTCGACGAGCTCGTCGCCCTCGCGGACGCCGACGTGGCCCCGGTCGCGAACAACGAGGCCGACGTGCCCGTCCGCCTCGCACTGCTGCCGGAGCCCCACCGCGGGTGGACCGGTCGCCCCGGGCTCTCCGGCCACCGTGGTGGTCGCGACTGGTCACCGGCCTTCACCGTCACGGCGATCGACGTCGACGACACCCACGTGACCGCCGAGGCCGAGGACACCACCGCGGGCCTCGCCGTCCGCGTGACGCTCGAGCTGCTCGTGTCCGGCCTGGTGCGCGCCCGCGCCGCCGTCACGAACACCGCCGTCGGCACCTACACGGTGGACGACCTGACCGTGGCGCTGCCCGTGCCCTCCCGCGCCCGCGAGGTCCTCGACTTCGCCGGCCGCTGGGGCAAGGAGCGCACCCCGCAGCGTCGCGAGCTCGTCGTCGGCACGCACGAGCGCGACAGCCGCAAGGGTCGCACCGGAGCGGACGCCGCGACCGTGCTCAGCGTGGGGGAGCCCGGGTTCGGGTTCGCCCGCGGTGAGGTCTGGGGCGTGCACACCGCGTGGAGCGGGAACCACCGTCACTTCGCCGAGCGGCTCGCGACCGGGCGCCAGGTGGCCGGTGGTGGCGAGCTCGTGCTCCCCGGCGAGGTCCGCTTGGACACCGGCGAGACCTACGAGGGCCCCTGGGTGTACGGCGCGTGGGGTGACGGCCTCGACGACCAGGCCCGCCGGTTCCACCACTGGCTCCGCAGCCGCCCGCAGCACCCGTCGACCCCGCGGCCGGTGACGATCAACGTCTGGGAGGCGGTCTACTTCGACCACGACCTCGCCCGCCTCACCGACCTCGCCGAGCGGGCCGCCCGGCTCGGCGTCGAGCGGTACGTGCTCGACGACGGCTGGTTCCGCGGTCGCCGTGACGACCACGCCGGTCTCGGTGACTGGTACGTCGACGAGGACGTCTGGCCGGACGGCCTCGGTCCGATCGTCGACCGTGTCCGTGCCCTCGGCATGGAGTTCGGGCTGTGGTTCGAGCCCGAGATGGTGAACGAGGACAGCGACCTCGCCCGGGCGCACCCGGAGTGGATCATGCAGGCGGACGGCCGGTTGCCCGTCCGCTCGCGCGACCAGCAGGTGCTCAACCTCGCGATCCCGGACGCGTACGCGTACGTGCTCGAGCGGATGACCGCGATCATCGGCGAGTACGGCGTCGACTACGTCAAGTGGGACCACAACCGCGACCTGGTCGAGGCCGGGCACCCGGGCGGCGGGGCAGCCGTGCACGAGCAGACCCTCGCCACCTACCGCCTGATGGCGACGCTCAAGGAACGCTTCCCGGGGCTCGAGATCGAGTCGTGCTCGTCCGGCGGTGCGCGTGTCGACCTCGCGGTGATCGAGCACACCGACCGCGTGTGGGTGTCCGACGACATCGACCCCTTCGAGCGTCAGCAGATGCACCGCTGGACGCAGCAGCTGCTGCCGCCGGAGCTCCTCGGCGCGCACGTCGCCAGCGGGGTGAACCACACGACGGGCCGCTTCCACGACGTGTCCTTCCGTGCGGGCACCGCGCTGATCGGGCACTTCGGCATCGAGTGGGACCTCGCGCAGGCCACCGCGGACGAGGAGCGCACCCTCGCGTCGTGGATCGCGCTGCACAAGGAGTGGCGCGCACTCCTGCACGGCGGCCTGCTCGTCCGCGTCGACGAGGTCGACCCCACGCGCCTGGTCTACGGCGTGGTCGCCGAGGACCGCCGCCAGGCCGTGTTCTTCGTCGCGAGCACGGGCCGGTCCGAGGTGTCGGGCATCGGGCGCGTGGTCCTCCGTGACCTCGACCCGGACACGCGGTACCGCGTCGACCCGGTCCTGGTCGGCGAGGACCACGAGGTCCGGGCGCCCGACTGGTGGGCCGGCGACCGCGTCTTCAGCGGCCGCGTGCTCGAGCAGGTCGGCCTCCAGCCCCCGCTCCTGCCGGCCGACCAGGTGGTCCCCTTCCGCGTGACGGCCGTCTGA
- a CDS encoding GNAT family N-acetyltransferase: MIGSSFVVRTADDEATAAACIALWVAAVADRDGVPASDAVRARAHEKFAAERVALVVADDGGAPLGFALVTAPGTGGAPSDGAYLSLLAVAPAAQGHGLGRRLLTAAVDAAAAAGHDRCELHALDDNAPALALYTSAGFRPVGDPFPHALNGRPTRVWQAASVR; this comes from the coding sequence GTGATCGGGTCGTCCTTCGTCGTGCGCACCGCGGACGACGAAGCGACCGCGGCCGCGTGCATCGCGCTCTGGGTCGCCGCCGTCGCGGACCGGGACGGGGTGCCGGCCTCCGACGCCGTGCGCGCACGTGCGCACGAGAAGTTCGCCGCAGAGCGGGTGGCCCTGGTGGTCGCCGACGACGGCGGCGCCCCGCTCGGGTTCGCCCTCGTCACCGCACCCGGCACCGGCGGCGCGCCGAGCGACGGCGCGTACCTCAGCCTCCTCGCGGTCGCGCCGGCGGCACAGGGGCACGGACTCGGCCGTCGACTGCTCACCGCCGCGGTGGACGCCGCCGCAGCCGCCGGGCACGACCGGTGCGAGCTGCACGCGCTGGACGACAACGCACCCGCCCTCGCGCTCTACACGAGCGCGGGCTTCCGACCGGTCGGTGACCCGTTCCCGCACGCGCTGAACGGCCGTCCGACCCGGGTCTGGCAGGCGGCCTCCGTTCGGTGA
- a CDS encoding LLM class flavin-dependent oxidoreductase, whose protein sequence is MTSTNETRQIRFNAFDMNCVAHQSSGLWRHPRDRSRHYNDLSYWTDLAQLLERGRFDGIFIADVLGTYDVYGGTNEAALRTGSQVPVNDPILLVSAMAAVTEHLGFGITAGTAYEHPYPFARRISTLDHLTKGRIGWNVVTGYLPSAARNMGQTDQLSHDDRYDVADEYLEVLYKLWEGSWEDDAVVEDRETGVFTDPSKVHPIEHHGTHFDVPGIHLTEPSVQRSPVVYQAGASPRGIRFAAENAEAVFVGAPTIPQLAATVGRIRDALEAAGRDRYAARVYTLLTVITDETDEAAQAKYRDYRSYASAEGALVLNSGWMGVDLSQYDLDEPLGNIESNAIQSAAANLSAATGEDGSNWTVRDIAEHTAIGGLGPVAVGSGATIAQQLIDIQEQTDVDGFNLAYAVTPGTWEDVIEFVVPELRARGAYPDEYVEGSLRHKLHGRGDRLPEEHRGARYRVGSRATV, encoded by the coding sequence GTGACCTCGACGAACGAGACCCGGCAGATCCGTTTCAACGCGTTCGACATGAACTGCGTCGCGCACCAGTCCTCGGGGCTGTGGCGCCACCCCCGCGACCGTTCGCGGCACTACAACGACCTGTCGTACTGGACGGACCTGGCGCAGCTGCTCGAGCGCGGGCGCTTCGACGGCATCTTCATCGCCGACGTCCTCGGCACCTACGACGTGTACGGCGGGACGAACGAGGCCGCGCTCCGCACCGGTTCGCAGGTGCCGGTGAACGACCCGATCCTGCTCGTCTCCGCGATGGCCGCCGTGACGGAGCACCTCGGCTTCGGCATCACCGCGGGCACCGCCTACGAGCACCCGTACCCGTTCGCCCGGCGCATCTCGACGCTCGACCACCTGACGAAGGGCCGCATCGGCTGGAACGTCGTCACCGGGTACCTGCCGAGCGCCGCGCGCAACATGGGGCAGACCGACCAGCTCTCCCACGACGACCGCTACGACGTCGCCGACGAGTACCTCGAGGTGCTCTACAAGCTGTGGGAGGGCTCGTGGGAGGACGACGCCGTCGTCGAGGACCGCGAGACCGGTGTCTTCACCGACCCGTCGAAGGTGCACCCGATCGAGCACCACGGCACGCACTTCGACGTCCCCGGCATCCACCTGACCGAGCCCTCGGTCCAGCGGAGCCCCGTGGTCTACCAGGCGGGCGCCTCGCCCCGCGGCATCCGCTTCGCCGCCGAGAACGCCGAGGCGGTCTTCGTCGGCGCGCCGACCATCCCGCAGCTCGCCGCGACCGTCGGCAGGATCCGTGACGCCCTGGAGGCCGCTGGTCGCGACCGCTACGCCGCCCGCGTCTACACGCTGCTCACCGTCATCACCGACGAGACCGACGAGGCAGCCCAGGCCAAGTACCGCGACTACCGGTCGTACGCGTCGGCCGAGGGCGCGCTCGTGCTCAACTCCGGCTGGATGGGCGTCGACCTGTCGCAGTACGACCTGGACGAGCCGCTCGGCAACATCGAGTCGAACGCGATCCAGTCGGCGGCGGCGAACCTGTCCGCGGCGACGGGGGAGGACGGGTCGAACTGGACGGTCCGGGACATCGCGGAGCACACGGCGATCGGCGGCCTCGGTCCGGTGGCCGTCGGTTCCGGGGCGACGATCGCCCAGCAGCTGATCGACATCCAGGAGCAGACCGACGTGGACGGGTTCAACCTGGCGTACGCGGTGACCCCCGGCACGTGGGAGGACGTCATCGAGTTCGTCGTGCCCGAGCTCCGCGCGCGCGGTGCCTACCCGGACGAGTACGTCGAGGGGTCGCTCCGTCACAAGCTGCACGGCCGCGGCGACCGGCTGCCGGAGGAGCACCGCGGCGCCCGGTACCGGGTCGGCTCGCGGGCGACCGTCTGA
- the sufU gene encoding Fe-S cluster assembly sulfur transfer protein SufU — translation MNGLDSLYQQVILDHAKARHGDGVLDGADASHFERNPTCGDEITVSVRLEPGSDRIAAIGWQGDGCSISMASASVLTDMAVGRTVPELLELTESFRTMMRSRGAGEPDEDVLEDLVAFHGVSKFVMRVKCGMLAWVAAEAAVREATAV, via the coding sequence GTGAACGGCCTCGACTCCCTCTACCAGCAGGTCATCCTCGACCACGCGAAGGCGCGGCACGGCGACGGCGTGCTCGACGGCGCCGACGCGTCGCACTTCGAACGGAACCCCACCTGCGGCGACGAGATCACCGTCAGCGTGCGGCTCGAGCCCGGGTCGGACCGCATCGCGGCCATCGGCTGGCAGGGCGACGGGTGCTCGATCTCGATGGCCTCGGCGTCGGTGCTGACCGACATGGCCGTCGGCCGGACCGTCCCGGAGCTGCTCGAGCTCACCGAGTCCTTCCGCACGATGATGCGGTCGCGCGGGGCCGGGGAGCCCGACGAGGACGTCCTCGAGGACCTCGTCGCCTTCCACGGCGTCTCGAAGTTCGTCATGCGGGTGAAGTGCGGGATGCTCGCCTGGGTGGCTGCCGAGGCTGCCGTCCGCGAGGCCACCGCGGTCTGA
- a CDS encoding SRPBCC family protein, with the protein MPVVESRCVVPVPVAVAFAVSQVQGPVRKRWDPFIRRQHLIGADAPAKGVRTFTVQRSGLRMESEYVSYNPPSNVGMKMTKGSWFFEKMGGGWRFTPVEGEPGRTLAVWRYNFTCRPAWLAPLAERIGAFVLQRDIDRRIAGFARGCSDPVVLAHVGAAPGS; encoded by the coding sequence GTGCCCGTCGTCGAGTCCCGCTGCGTCGTCCCCGTCCCCGTCGCGGTCGCCTTCGCCGTGTCGCAGGTGCAGGGACCGGTCCGGAAGCGCTGGGACCCCTTCATCCGTCGACAGCACCTCATCGGCGCCGACGCGCCGGCGAAGGGCGTCCGGACCTTCACGGTGCAGCGCTCGGGCCTGCGGATGGAGAGCGAGTACGTCTCGTACAACCCGCCCTCGAACGTCGGCATGAAGATGACGAAGGGCTCGTGGTTCTTCGAGAAGATGGGCGGTGGGTGGCGCTTCACGCCGGTGGAGGGCGAGCCGGGCCGCACGCTGGCGGTGTGGCGCTACAACTTCACGTGCCGACCCGCCTGGCTCGCACCGCTGGCCGAGCGCATCGGCGCGTTCGTCCTGCAACGCGACATCGACCGACGGATCGCCGGGTTCGCCCGGGGGTGCAGCGACCCGGTCGTGCTCGCACACGTCGGTGCCGCTCCTGGGAGCTGA
- a CDS encoding aminotransferase class V-fold PLP-dependent enzyme, whose amino-acid sequence MLAPNQPLTESEVAAIKRDFPILQQEVNGQPLAYLDSGATAERPRQVLDAERRFLEHDNAAVHRGAHTLAALSTDAYEDARATVAGFVGASSPSEVVWTANATDALNLVAYGIANASRGRGGAAAERFRIGPGDEVLVTEAEHHANLVPWQELAALTGATLRWVPVADDGTWTAEDAVSRITEHTRIVAFAHVSNVTGMVAPVAAVVAAARAHGALVVLDACQSAPHRPLDVQELGVDFAAFSGHKMLGPNGIGVLWGRGELLDALPPFRTGGSMITTVTMESSEYMPAPERFEAGTQPVSQAVALAEAVRYLQAIGMERVRAHEEHLARRMLDGLAAVPGIRVVGPPAGVPRSGLVSFDVDGVHAHDVSQYLDAQGIAVRSGHHCAQPLHRRLGLVATSRASTYVYTTEQDVDRFLTAVGEVRGYFGAAS is encoded by the coding sequence GTGCTCGCCCCGAACCAGCCGCTGACCGAGTCCGAGGTCGCCGCGATCAAGCGGGACTTCCCGATCCTCCAGCAGGAGGTGAACGGGCAGCCGCTCGCGTACCTCGACTCCGGCGCGACGGCCGAGCGGCCGCGGCAGGTGCTCGACGCCGAGCGACGGTTCCTGGAGCACGACAACGCGGCCGTCCACCGCGGTGCGCACACGCTCGCGGCCCTGAGCACCGACGCCTACGAGGACGCACGGGCCACGGTCGCCGGCTTCGTCGGGGCGTCGTCGCCGTCCGAGGTCGTCTGGACGGCGAACGCCACCGACGCGCTGAACCTCGTGGCGTACGGCATCGCCAACGCCAGCCGCGGACGCGGGGGAGCGGCGGCGGAGCGCTTCCGCATCGGTCCCGGCGACGAGGTCCTGGTCACCGAGGCCGAGCACCACGCGAACCTCGTGCCGTGGCAGGAGCTCGCCGCGCTCACCGGTGCGACCCTGCGCTGGGTCCCGGTGGCCGACGACGGCACCTGGACCGCCGAGGACGCGGTCTCCCGGATCACCGAGCACACGAGGATCGTGGCGTTCGCGCACGTCTCGAACGTCACCGGCATGGTCGCGCCCGTCGCCGCGGTGGTGGCAGCGGCCCGCGCGCACGGCGCCCTCGTCGTCCTCGACGCGTGCCAGTCCGCGCCGCACCGGCCCCTCGACGTGCAGGAGCTCGGCGTCGACTTCGCCGCGTTCTCCGGGCACAAGATGCTCGGGCCGAACGGCATCGGCGTCCTGTGGGGTCGCGGGGAACTCCTCGACGCCCTGCCGCCGTTCCGCACCGGTGGATCGATGATCACGACCGTGACGATGGAGTCGTCGGAGTACATGCCGGCGCCCGAGCGCTTCGAGGCCGGGACGCAGCCGGTGTCCCAGGCCGTCGCACTCGCCGAGGCGGTCCGCTACCTGCAGGCCATCGGCATGGAACGCGTCCGCGCCCACGAGGAGCACCTCGCCCGCCGGATGCTCGACGGTCTGGCGGCGGTGCCGGGCATCCGCGTCGTCGGCCCGCCCGCCGGGGTGCCGCGCTCCGGACTCGTGTCCTTCGACGTCGACGGGGTGCACGCCCACGACGTCTCGCAGTACCTCGACGCGCAGGGCATCGCGGTCCGGTCCGGGCACCACTGTGCCCAGCCGCTGCACCGTCGGCTCGGACTCGTCGCGACCAGCCGGGCGAGCACCTACGTGTACACGACCGAGCAGGACGTCGATCGCTTCCTGACCGCCGTCGGCGAGGTCCGCGGGTACTTCGGAGCGGCCTCGTGA
- a CDS encoding VIT1/CCC1 transporter family protein codes for MSTASDLSLPTSEHDDATSAARLNWLRAGLLGANDGIVSVAAVLVGVAGAGAGTGPIVAAGTAALVGGAISMALGEYISVSGARDAQRTGQAAEQAKLEADAEDAPALAAHYRSLGVEGDVADAVARELTRPEVRRRRAEAALHDAEDEIVSPWRAAWVSAATFTVGALLPFLAMLLAPEPLRVPVTVTASLVALALTGTTGAVLGGARRGRAALRVVVGGALALAATYVAGALLGTHAL; via the coding sequence ATGTCGACCGCTTCGGACCTCTCGCTCCCCACCTCCGAGCACGACGACGCCACCAGCGCCGCGCGGCTCAACTGGCTCCGGGCCGGGCTGCTCGGCGCGAACGACGGCATCGTGTCCGTCGCGGCCGTGCTCGTCGGGGTCGCCGGAGCCGGCGCGGGCACGGGACCGATCGTCGCCGCCGGCACCGCGGCGCTCGTCGGCGGGGCGATCTCGATGGCCCTCGGCGAGTACATCTCGGTGAGCGGTGCCCGCGACGCGCAGCGCACCGGGCAGGCCGCCGAGCAGGCGAAGCTCGAGGCCGACGCCGAGGACGCCCCGGCGCTCGCGGCGCACTACCGGTCGCTCGGGGTCGAGGGGGACGTCGCGGATGCCGTCGCGCGGGAGCTGACGCGGCCAGAGGTCCGTCGTCGCCGCGCGGAAGCGGCCCTGCACGACGCCGAGGACGAGATCGTCAGCCCCTGGCGTGCCGCCTGGGTGTCGGCGGCGACCTTCACGGTCGGCGCACTGCTGCCGTTCCTCGCGATGCTGCTCGCGCCGGAACCCCTCCGCGTGCCGGTCACCGTGACCGCGTCGCTCGTCGCGCTCGCCCTGACCGGCACGACCGGTGCGGTGCTCGGCGGTGCCCGTCGGGGTCGCGCGGCGCTGCGGGTGGTCGTCGGCGGGGCGCTCGCGCTCGCGGCGACCTACGTGGCCGGGGCGCTGCTCGGGACGCACGCGCTCTGA